From Aquamicrobium lusatiense, the proteins below share one genomic window:
- a CDS encoding autotransporter assembly complex protein TamA: MRHETRQKPNEAAAGISLPHALLFALLATSALTVSPQPAAAFELFGIRLWGSAANDEDSDIVDPMNYSVTINVPDDHDDLKKKLEAASTLKTDEDRPVSGSLGLMSKARGDREQLVAALYADARYEGVVNVSIDGRSIDDLPPDAEFRGPQPVPVVIEVTPGPKFTLGDIRLTGDAAGLTGADFGLISGGDAGSGAILKAEALIVRALKEEGRPLAEITDREIVADHNTTTLDVTLAVKAGPVAGYGETTVEGTERMDPEFTRYMAGLKRGERYSPKDIDDARERLLGMEVFNSVTLREADQLDGEGNIPVDINVTERKTRYLGIGGTVSNTEGVGLEGYWGHRNLFGRAEKLRIDGSVSGIGSNDISKLNYNAGVMFEKPGVIGPASKFFANLKTVYEHPDAYDRFSVKGGAGISYQIDKKRSASAEFSLDYSKITDSYGKNDYLIASVPLQYVYDNRNDRLNPTSGFRVLAYAEPSYDLLNSKAFIKLRGEGSAYYAPLESNRFVLAGRVAGGSILGAGVSHVPADRRFYAGGGGSVRGYSYQGIGPKDANGDPTGGLSYFETSAELRIAVTDTIGIVPFVDAGTVSNKQFPEFSDMKVGAGIGLRYLTPFGPLRVDAAIPLNRESGDPRYGIYAGIGQSF, translated from the coding sequence ATGCGGCACGAAACGAGGCAGAAACCGAACGAAGCAGCGGCAGGCATTTCCCTGCCGCACGCGCTGTTGTTCGCGCTGCTTGCCACGTCGGCGCTGACGGTTTCACCTCAGCCGGCCGCCGCATTCGAGTTGTTCGGTATCAGGCTGTGGGGCTCCGCCGCCAATGACGAGGACAGCGACATCGTCGATCCGATGAATTATTCGGTCACGATCAATGTGCCCGACGACCATGACGATCTGAAAAAGAAGCTGGAGGCGGCCTCGACGCTGAAGACGGACGAGGACAGGCCGGTTTCCGGCTCGCTCGGCCTGATGTCGAAAGCGCGTGGCGATCGCGAGCAGCTTGTCGCGGCTCTTTATGCAGATGCGCGCTATGAGGGTGTGGTCAATGTTTCGATCGATGGCCGCTCCATAGACGATCTGCCGCCCGACGCCGAGTTCAGGGGTCCGCAGCCGGTTCCCGTGGTGATCGAGGTAACGCCGGGACCGAAATTCACCCTTGGCGACATTCGCCTGACGGGCGATGCCGCCGGGCTGACCGGGGCGGACTTCGGGCTGATTTCCGGTGGCGATGCGGGATCGGGCGCGATTCTCAAGGCCGAGGCGCTGATCGTGCGGGCGCTGAAGGAAGAGGGTCGCCCTCTGGCCGAGATCACCGACCGCGAGATCGTGGCCGATCACAACACGACGACGCTCGACGTCACCCTTGCGGTGAAAGCCGGGCCGGTGGCCGGCTATGGCGAGACCACGGTCGAAGGCACCGAGCGGATGGACCCCGAGTTCACCCGCTACATGGCGGGGCTGAAGCGCGGCGAGCGCTATTCGCCCAAGGACATCGATGACGCGCGTGAACGGCTTCTGGGGATGGAGGTCTTCAACAGCGTGACGCTGCGCGAGGCCGACCAGCTCGACGGTGAGGGCAACATCCCGGTCGATATCAACGTCACCGAGCGCAAGACGCGCTATCTGGGCATCGGCGGCACCGTCTCCAATACCGAGGGCGTCGGTCTCGAAGGCTACTGGGGCCACCGCAACCTGTTCGGACGCGCCGAGAAGCTGCGTATCGACGGTTCGGTGAGCGGCATTGGCTCCAACGACATTTCGAAGCTCAACTACAATGCCGGCGTGATGTTCGAAAAGCCCGGGGTGATCGGGCCGGCATCGAAATTCTTCGCCAATCTGAAGACGGTGTACGAGCATCCGGACGCCTATGACCGTTTCTCGGTCAAGGGCGGCGCCGGCATCTCCTACCAGATCGACAAGAAGCGCAGTGCCTCGGCCGAGTTTTCGCTCGATTATTCGAAGATCACCGACAGCTACGGCAAGAACGACTATCTGATCGCCTCGGTGCCGCTGCAATATGTCTATGACAACCGCAACGACAGGCTCAATCCGACCAGCGGCTTCCGCGTGCTGGCCTATGCGGAGCCGAGCTACGACCTGCTCAACAGCAAGGCCTTCATCAAGCTGAGAGGCGAGGGCTCGGCTTACTATGCGCCGCTGGAAAGCAACCGCTTCGTGCTGGCCGGCCGCGTGGCCGGCGGGTCGATCCTCGGCGCGGGCGTCAGCCATGTTCCGGCGGACCGGCGCTTCTATGCCGGCGGCGGCGGCTCGGTGCGCGGCTATTCCTACCAGGGGATCGGGCCGAAGGACGCCAACGGCGATCCGACGGGCGGCCTTTCCTATTTTGAAACCTCGGCGGAACTGCGCATTGCCGTGACCGACACGATCGGCATCGTGCCGTTCGTCGATGCAGGCACGGTTTCCAACAAGCAGTTCCCCGAATTTTCCGACATGAAGGTGGGCGCGGGCATTGGCCTGCGCTATCTGACACCTTTCGGGCCTCTGAGGGTGGATGCGGCGATACCGCTCAATCGCGAGTCGGGCGACCCTCGCTATGGTATCTATGCGGGAATCGGGCAGTCATTCTGA
- a CDS encoding alpha-2-macroglobulin family protein encodes MRASRALAAIAFAFLTMTGLSHAQDARRIVTTENADFFGFDLRSEQNVSLDECSSACLGDSACRAFTYNNKAKWCFLKSDFNQMKPFAGATAGKVVTLSGDADIGAPPALTYVPDWIKSQAEQYRRTLTGPHVQKPEEGLGALVEDAAAAAQRGDQRGAVQKYETALSALPQEGKLWLELARANLAVSPHDSGDTSTLRTNATSAALNAYDLSRTTAIRADALANLGSALDGRELYRPALQAYEASLALVNSASVRGLYEDLKARKGFRIVDHSIDADTIAPRICAQFSEDLVRTDVDYTQFVRVNGSAPAGIEAKERQICVEGLSHGQSYEVTFRAGLPAAIGEVLTAPVTLSIYVQDRAASARFTGDSFVLPAGARRGIPVVTVNMDAADMKLYRIGDRALAQLLSGYQFLRQLDGYDISSIADQMGEPVWEGQLEIAGDLNKEVTTSFPVDEAIPQRKPGVYVLTAQPLDDQSDSWNSRATQWFVVSDIGLTTYTGEDGLTVFARSLASAKPVAGAELTLLARNNEVLGTAVTNDEGRAIFNPGLTRGEGGLVPAVLTAKNGDSDFVFLDMGRAGFDLSDRGVGGRAAPGALDIFAWTERGIYRAGETVHVAALARDGSADAVEKLPLTFIFSRPDGVEDRRIVSEGAAAGGHALELPLEPNAMRGTWSVAIHTDPKKPAIASQMFLVEDFVPDRIEFDLSADKKEIAPGETANLTVDGRFLYGAPAAGLAIEGERTLSLTRQWDRFRGFSFGLADEEAGEPSVAPLTDLPLLGADGKATFPLAIDQLPSTTRLVKAKVTVRMRETGGRAVERSLDLDIRPQGDMIGIRPEFTEVPQGGVAKFSLIAVDSQGARTSLEGAKWSLVRVERNYQWYRNGGSWNYEPVTFTRAIATGSVDIGENDIASVSMPVDWGRYRLEVESPDADGPASSHEFDAGWYVEASSTETPDGLEIALDKDTYAPGEIAKLQVSPQFAGELLVAVGADRLLKVVSASVPAGGGTVDIPVGEDWGAGAYVTATLFRPGDAQETRMPARAIGVKWLKVDPAARKLAIALAPPEKTEPRQPLTIPVEVSGMASGEKAYVTVAAVDVGILNLTSYKAPDPGEWFFGQRMMGLELRDLYGRLIDGSLGAAGRLRTGGDGAAIQSQGNPPKEKLVAFFSGIVEVGDDGKASVAFDVPQFNGTVRVMAVAWTKSAVGNAEKDVIVRDPVVITAGLPRFLAPGDASTLRLDVANTDGPAGDYAVTIDTTGGIAIGDDGVPAGVTLGAGERRGFEVPLMAVEPGDASLTVRLSHAGGTSAEQVLYLPVRPAQLPVTTRMVVDLKPGASLRIDQELLSASLLPGASVSIGVSRTAALDVPSLLLALDRYPYGCTEQTTSRALPLLYVSDLSQGFGIPVDDGLHERVQQAIYRVIAHQSSTGGFGLWGPGSGDLWLDSYATDFLTRAREQGYDVPERAVTRALSNLQNSLGYDQDVQDRGSEMAYALYVLARNKKASVGDLRYYADTKLEAFSSPLAVAQLGTALALYGDAQRSEATFQAAFQLARNTASFNQYRADYASPLRDAAAMLALAADSKPAPSVVPELVKLVNRERASSTWTSTQDNAWMLLAARGLKESNDAISLTVDGAAHDGAFAREIDGADLVQNPLTIANAGRDAIDAVVTTVAAPAQPLPAGGDGFEIGRTYYTLDGHEANVTEARQNERYVAVIKVRNLNDWPTRMLVTDLLPAGFEIDNPGLVSSAQLSNFGWLPQTNAAHLEFRDDRFVAAFDPGGSSEGEVTLAYVVRAVTPGVYAHPAASVEDMYRPQYSARTATGMMEVQAP; translated from the coding sequence ATGCGCGCGTCACGGGCCCTTGCCGCAATTGCTTTCGCATTTCTGACGATGACAGGACTGTCCCACGCGCAGGATGCGCGTCGGATCGTGACCACTGAAAACGCGGATTTCTTCGGTTTCGACCTGCGTTCCGAACAGAATGTGAGCCTCGATGAATGCTCATCCGCCTGCCTCGGCGATTCGGCCTGCCGCGCCTTCACCTACAACAACAAGGCGAAGTGGTGCTTCCTGAAGTCCGACTTCAACCAGATGAAGCCTTTCGCGGGCGCCACCGCCGGCAAGGTCGTGACGCTGTCGGGCGACGCCGATATCGGCGCGCCGCCCGCACTCACCTATGTGCCGGACTGGATAAAGTCTCAGGCCGAGCAGTACCGCAGGACCCTGACTGGCCCGCACGTCCAAAAGCCTGAAGAGGGATTGGGCGCGCTGGTCGAGGATGCCGCAGCAGCCGCGCAAAGAGGCGACCAGCGCGGCGCCGTTCAGAAGTATGAGACGGCCCTCTCCGCCCTGCCTCAGGAGGGCAAGCTTTGGCTTGAACTCGCCCGTGCCAATCTCGCCGTCAGCCCGCACGACAGTGGCGACACCTCCACGCTGCGTACCAATGCCACTTCGGCCGCCCTCAATGCCTATGATCTGTCGCGCACCACCGCGATCCGCGCCGACGCGCTGGCCAATCTTGGCTCCGCGCTCGATGGGCGCGAGCTCTACCGCCCCGCATTGCAGGCCTATGAGGCGAGCCTCGCGCTCGTCAATTCTGCGTCAGTGCGCGGCCTCTATGAGGACCTGAAGGCCCGCAAGGGTTTTCGCATCGTCGATCATTCCATCGATGCCGATACGATAGCGCCGCGCATCTGCGCGCAGTTCTCCGAGGATCTGGTGCGCACCGATGTCGACTACACGCAGTTCGTGCGCGTCAACGGGTCCGCCCCGGCCGGCATAGAGGCCAAAGAGCGCCAGATCTGCGTGGAGGGGCTTTCGCACGGCCAGTCCTACGAAGTCACCTTCCGCGCCGGCCTGCCGGCCGCCATCGGCGAGGTGCTGACCGCGCCCGTCACGCTCTCTATATATGTGCAGGATCGCGCCGCTTCGGCCCGCTTCACCGGCGATTCCTTCGTTCTGCCGGCCGGTGCGCGGCGTGGCATTCCCGTCGTCACCGTCAACATGGATGCGGCGGACATGAAGCTCTACCGCATCGGCGACCGGGCGCTGGCGCAATTGCTGTCCGGCTATCAGTTCCTGCGCCAGCTCGACGGCTACGACATTTCCAGCATCGCCGACCAGATGGGCGAGCCGGTGTGGGAAGGCCAGCTCGAAATCGCCGGTGACCTTAACAAGGAGGTCACGACCTCCTTCCCCGTCGATGAAGCGATCCCGCAGCGCAAGCCCGGCGTCTATGTGCTGACCGCCCAGCCGCTCGATGACCAGAGCGACAGCTGGAACTCGCGCGCCACGCAATGGTTCGTGGTCTCCGACATCGGCCTCACCACCTATACCGGCGAGGACGGCCTCACCGTCTTCGCCCGCTCGCTGGCCAGCGCGAAACCCGTCGCCGGCGCGGAACTGACCCTGCTTGCCCGCAACAACGAGGTGCTGGGCACCGCTGTCACCAATGACGAAGGCCGCGCCATCTTCAATCCCGGCCTCACCCGTGGCGAAGGCGGTCTGGTGCCCGCGGTTCTGACCGCGAAGAACGGCGACAGCGATTTCGTCTTCCTCGACATGGGCCGCGCCGGCTTCGATCTTTCGGATCGTGGCGTGGGCGGCCGCGCCGCTCCCGGCGCGCTGGACATCTTCGCGTGGACCGAGCGCGGCATCTACCGCGCTGGCGAGACCGTGCACGTCGCCGCACTTGCCCGCGACGGCAGTGCCGACGCGGTGGAAAAGCTGCCGCTCACCTTCATCTTCTCGCGCCCCGACGGCGTCGAGGATCGCCGCATCGTCTCCGAAGGGGCTGCCGCCGGCGGCCACGCGCTCGAACTGCCGCTCGAACCCAATGCCATGCGCGGCACATGGTCGGTCGCCATCCACACCGACCCCAAAAAGCCCGCCATCGCCAGCCAGATGTTTCTGGTCGAGGATTTCGTTCCCGACCGCATCGAGTTCGACCTCAGCGCGGACAAAAAGGAGATCGCACCCGGCGAAACGGCGAACCTCACCGTCGATGGCCGCTTCCTTTACGGCGCGCCGGCCGCAGGCCTCGCTATAGAGGGCGAGCGCACGCTTTCGCTGACCCGCCAGTGGGACCGCTTCAGGGGCTTCTCCTTCGGCCTCGCCGACGAAGAGGCGGGCGAACCCTCCGTGGCACCGCTGACCGATCTTCCGCTGCTCGGCGCGGACGGCAAGGCCACCTTCCCGCTCGCCATCGACCAGCTTCCCTCCACCACACGGCTGGTCAAGGCTAAGGTCACGGTGCGCATGCGCGAGACGGGCGGCCGCGCCGTCGAGCGCTCGCTCGATCTGGATATACGCCCGCAGGGCGACATGATCGGCATCCGTCCCGAATTCACGGAAGTGCCGCAGGGCGGCGTGGCGAAGTTCAGCCTCATCGCCGTCGATTCACAAGGCGCACGCACCAGCCTTGAGGGCGCGAAATGGTCGCTGGTCAGGGTCGAGCGGAACTACCAGTGGTATCGCAACGGCGGATCGTGGAACTACGAGCCGGTAACCTTCACCCGCGCCATCGCCACCGGCAGCGTGGACATCGGCGAAAATGACATCGCCTCCGTTTCCATGCCGGTCGACTGGGGCCGCTACCGCCTCGAGGTCGAGAGCCCCGATGCGGACGGCCCTGCCTCCAGCCACGAATTCGACGCCGGCTGGTATGTCGAAGCCTCGTCCACCGAAACGCCGGATGGGCTCGAAATCGCACTCGACAAGGACACTTATGCGCCCGGCGAAATCGCTAAGCTTCAGGTCTCGCCGCAATTCGCCGGCGAGCTTCTGGTCGCCGTGGGCGCCGACAGGCTGCTCAAGGTCGTTTCCGCTTCGGTTCCGGCGGGCGGCGGCACGGTCGACATTCCGGTCGGCGAGGACTGGGGTGCGGGTGCCTACGTCACCGCCACCCTGTTCCGTCCGGGCGATGCGCAGGAAACGCGCATGCCCGCCCGCGCCATCGGCGTCAAATGGCTGAAGGTCGATCCCGCGGCACGCAAGCTGGCGATTGCCCTTGCGCCCCCCGAAAAGACCGAACCGCGCCAGCCGCTGACCATCCCGGTCGAAGTCTCCGGCATGGCTTCCGGCGAAAAAGCCTATGTCACGGTTGCCGCCGTCGATGTCGGCATCCTCAACCTCACCAGTTACAAGGCCCCGGACCCGGGCGAGTGGTTCTTCGGCCAGCGCATGATGGGCCTTGAGCTGCGCGACCTCTACGGCCGCCTCATCGACGGCTCGCTGGGCGCGGCCGGCCGGCTGCGCACCGGCGGCGACGGTGCCGCCATCCAGTCGCAGGGCAATCCGCCCAAGGAAAAGCTCGTCGCCTTCTTCTCCGGCATCGTGGAAGTCGGGGATGACGGCAAGGCCAGCGTGGCGTTCGACGTGCCGCAGTTTAACGGCACGGTCCGCGTCATGGCCGTCGCCTGGACGAAATCGGCGGTGGGCAATGCGGAAAAGGACGTGATCGTTCGCGATCCCGTCGTCATCACCGCCGGCCTGCCCCGCTTCCTCGCCCCCGGCGACGCCTCCACCCTGCGCCTCGACGTCGCCAACACCGATGGCCCGGCCGGCGACTATGCGGTTACCATCGACACCACCGGCGGCATCGCCATCGGCGACGACGGCGTGCCGGCCGGCGTGACGCTCGGTGCCGGCGAGCGGCGCGGCTTCGAGGTGCCGCTGATGGCGGTCGAGCCGGGCGACGCCTCGCTCACCGTCCGCCTCAGCCATGCCGGCGGCACATCCGCCGAGCAGGTGCTCTACCTGCCCGTGCGCCCGGCACAGCTTCCGGTCACCACCCGCATGGTCGTCGACCTGAAGCCCGGCGCGTCGCTGCGCATCGATCAGGAACTGCTGTCGGCAAGCCTCCTGCCCGGCGCGTCGGTCAGCATCGGCGTCTCGCGCACGGCGGCACTCGATGTGCCGTCCCTGCTTCTGGCGCTCGATCGCTATCCCTATGGATGCACCGAGCAGACCACCAGCCGCGCGCTGCCCCTTCTATATGTGAGCGACCTGTCGCAGGGCTTCGGCATCCCCGTCGATGACGGGTTGCACGAGCGCGTGCAGCAGGCGATCTACCGCGTCATCGCCCACCAGTCCTCCACCGGCGGCTTCGGCCTGTGGGGTCCGGGCTCCGGCGACCTGTGGCTCGATTCCTACGCCACGGACTTCCTGACCCGGGCGCGCGAGCAAGGCTATGACGTGCCCGAACGCGCCGTCACCCGTGCGCTGTCCAACCTGCAGAACAGCCTCGGCTATGATCAGGACGTGCAGGATCGCGGCAGCGAGATGGCTTACGCACTCTATGTTCTGGCCCGCAACAAGAAGGCCTCGGTCGGCGATCTGCGCTACTATGCCGACACGAAACTGGAAGCCTTCTCCAGTCCGCTGGCGGTCGCCCAGCTTGGCACGGCACTCGCCCTTTATGGCGATGCGCAGCGCTCGGAGGCGACGTTCCAGGCGGCCTTCCAGCTTGCCCGCAACACCGCCTCCTTCAACCAGTACCGCGCCGACTATGCCTCGCCGCTGCGCGATGCGGCTGCCATGCTGGCGCTGGCCGCCGACAGCAAGCCAGCACCTTCGGTGGTGCCGGAACTGGTCAAGCTGGTGAACCGCGAGCGCGCATCGTCCACATGGACCAGCACGCAGGACAATGCGTGGATGCTGCTGGCCGCGCGCGGCCTGAAGGAAAGCAACGACGCCATTTCGCTGACCGTGGACGGCGCCGCCCATGATGGCGCCTTCGCCCGCGAGATCGACGGCGCCGACCTCGTTCAGAACCCGCTCACCATCGCCAATGCGGGCAGGGACGCCATCGACGCCGTGGTCACCACGGTCGCAGCACCCGCCCAGCCGCTGCCCGCCGGCGGCGACGGCTTCGAGATCGGGCGCACCTATTATACGCTCGACGGTCACGAAGCGAATGTGACGGAAGCCCGGCAGAACGAGCGCTACGTGGCCGTGATCAAGGTGCGGAACCTGAACGACTGGCCGACCCGCATGCTCGTCACCGATCTTCTGCCGGCCGGCTTCGAGATCGACAATCCGGGCCTCGTCTCCAGCGCCCAGCTTTCCAACTTCGGCTGGCTGCCGCAGACCAATGCCGCGCATCTCGAATTCCGCGATGACCGCTTCGTCGCCGCCTTCGATCCGGGCGGCAGCAGCGAGGGCGAGGTGACGCTCGCCTATGTGGTGCGCGCCGTGACACCCGGCGTCTACGCCCATCCGGCGGCCAGCGTCGAGGACATGTACCGCCCTCAATACTCCGCCCGCACCGCCACCGGCATGATGGAGGTGCAGGCGCCGTAA
- the pbpC gene encoding penicillin-binding protein 1C — translation MRGFSGKALRRFAISAAVAVAIGTAALWGLDRAFPPPLPEKPILSAEVLDRDGQLLRAFATPDGYWRFGAALDRIDPAFLDMLIAYEDKRFWDHSGIDLLALGRAALQFGSNGRIVSGGSTLSMQLARLIEPRTSRSIAAKLRQIARAAQIERRLPKREILRHYLTLAPYGGNLEGVRAASLAWFGKEPARLTVSESALLVALPQLPEKRRPDRNAEAARAARDRVLERMVSSGLLSEREAARAALEEVPTYRRAMPSFAAHATLRALRTGEEPPRLTISRRVQEGLEAVAREAAARLGPKLSVAMVLADSRTGEILGEVGSAGYTDSARSGWIDMTRVLRSPGSTLKPFIYGLAFEQGLVAQETLISDSPADFSGYRPKNFDMGYQGDVSIRSALQLSLNVPTVRVLDAVGPARLTARLRNAGVSLVLPPNEPPGLAIGLGGAGITLRDLVQLYAGLANGGKVHRLRDGTEPASATPSGATLLDPQANWQITDILSGIRPPQGAPRRAVAYKTGTSYGYRDAWTVGYDGRHVLGVWVGRADAAAVPGLSGYVSAAPIVFEGLARSGLAAVPFPGPPPGSRHPRRDELPVTLARFGTDATAPAGPVEPAPRIVFPPDGARVDLGTASSAVTPLVLKLQGGRAPFRWLANGRPLGQEDRRRTATWQPDGAGTSTLTVIDAAGRAASVKVIVE, via the coding sequence ATGAGGGGTTTTTCAGGCAAAGCCCTGCGCAGATTTGCGATCAGCGCTGCCGTCGCCGTTGCAATCGGCACGGCCGCGCTCTGGGGGCTCGACCGCGCCTTCCCGCCGCCCCTGCCAGAAAAGCCCATCCTGTCGGCCGAGGTGCTCGACCGCGACGGCCAGTTGCTGCGCGCCTTCGCCACGCCGGACGGATACTGGCGCTTCGGTGCGGCGCTCGACCGCATCGATCCGGCCTTCCTCGACATGCTCATCGCCTATGAGGACAAGCGCTTCTGGGACCACAGCGGCATCGACCTTCTGGCGCTCGGCCGGGCGGCGCTGCAATTCGGCAGCAATGGCCGCATCGTCTCGGGCGGCTCGACGCTCTCCATGCAGCTTGCCCGTCTCATCGAGCCGCGCACCAGCCGCAGCATCGCGGCAAAGCTGCGCCAGATCGCCCGCGCCGCGCAGATCGAGCGGCGGCTGCCGAAGCGCGAGATCCTGCGGCACTATCTCACCCTCGCCCCCTATGGCGGCAATCTGGAAGGCGTGCGCGCAGCCTCGCTCGCATGGTTCGGCAAGGAGCCCGCGCGCCTCACCGTATCCGAAAGCGCGCTGCTGGTGGCCCTGCCGCAGCTGCCGGAAAAGCGCCGGCCCGACCGCAATGCGGAGGCCGCCCGCGCTGCCCGCGATCGTGTTCTGGAGCGCATGGTCAGCTCAGGCCTTCTCAGTGAGCGCGAGGCGGCACGCGCGGCACTGGAAGAAGTTCCCACCTACCGCCGCGCCATGCCGTCCTTTGCCGCCCATGCCACACTGCGCGCGCTGCGCACCGGCGAAGAACCCCCTCGCCTCACCATCAGCCGCCGTGTGCAGGAAGGGCTGGAGGCGGTCGCCCGCGAAGCCGCCGCGCGGCTCGGCCCGAAGCTGTCGGTCGCCATGGTTCTGGCCGATTCCCGCACCGGCGAGATTCTCGGCGAAGTGGGCTCGGCCGGCTACACCGATTCCGCCCGCTCCGGCTGGATCGACATGACCCGCGTGCTGCGCTCGCCGGGATCGACGCTGAAACCCTTCATCTACGGCCTCGCCTTCGAGCAGGGGCTGGTGGCGCAGGAAACGCTGATCTCCGACAGCCCCGCCGACTTCTCCGGCTACCGTCCGAAGAATTTCGACATGGGCTATCAGGGGGATGTCAGCATCCGCAGCGCCCTGCAACTGTCGCTCAACGTGCCGACCGTGCGCGTGCTCGATGCGGTCGGCCCGGCAAGGCTCACCGCGCGCCTGCGCAATGCGGGCGTGTCGCTGGTGCTGCCGCCGAACGAGCCGCCCGGCCTTGCCATCGGGCTCGGCGGCGCCGGCATAACCCTGCGCGATCTGGTCCAGCTCTATGCCGGCCTCGCCAACGGCGGCAAGGTCCACCGCCTGCGCGACGGCACCGAGCCCGCTTCCGCCACGCCTTCGGGCGCGACGCTGCTCGACCCGCAGGCCAACTGGCAGATCACCGACATTCTCTCCGGCATCCGCCCGCCGCAGGGTGCGCCCCGGCGCGCCGTCGCCTACAAGACCGGCACCTCCTACGGCTATCGCGATGCCTGGACCGTGGGCTATGACGGGCGCCATGTGCTGGGCGTCTGGGTCGGCCGCGCCGATGCCGCCGCGGTTCCCGGCCTCTCCGGCTATGTCTCGGCCGCACCCATCGTGTTCGAGGGTCTCGCCCGCTCCGGCCTCGCCGCCGTGCCGTTCCCCGGTCCGCCACCCGGCAGCCGCCATCCGCGCCGCGATGAGCTTCCCGTCACCCTCGCCCGCTTCGGCACCGATGCCACGGCACCCGCAGGTCCGGTGGAGCCCGCACCGCGCATCGTCTTTCCGCCCGATGGCGCGCGCGTCGATCTCGGAACCGCCTCCAGCGCCGTCACCCCGCTGGTTCTGAAGCTTCAGGGCGGGCGCGCGCCCTTCCGCTGGCTTGCCAACGGCAGGCCGCTCGGACAGGAAGACCGCCGCCGCACGGCGACATGGCAGCCGGATGGTGCGGGAACCTCAACCCTCACCGTCATCGACGCGGCGGGACGCGCTGCAAGCGTGAAGGTAATCGTGGAGTAG
- a CDS encoding sulfate ABC transporter substrate-binding protein: protein MSQFPKNTLLGIFIAGSVQFGTLGFALADTTLLNVSYDPTRELYKEFNEAFSKHWKAETGETVNVQQSHGGSGKQARSVIDGIDADVVTLALESDINAIVEATQKIKPDWRKHFENNSAPYTSTIVLLVRKGNPKGIKDWGDLVKGDVQIITPNPKTSGGARWNYLAAWGWAHHEFGGDEAKIKEYIAELFRRVPILDTGARGSLLTFTERKIGDVFLSWENEAFLAKKEYGEDAFETIIPSQSILAEPPVAIVDANVDAKGTRKTAEAYLQYLYSEEGQRIAAKNYYRPSKPDLVPEEERKIFPEVKLVGIDDPIFGGWEKAQPYHFADGGIFDQIYKPAQ from the coding sequence ATGAGCCAATTCCCTAAGAATACCCTGCTCGGCATCTTCATCGCCGGCTCCGTACAATTCGGAACCCTCGGCTTTGCGCTGGCAGACACTACGCTTCTCAACGTATCCTATGACCCGACGCGCGAACTCTACAAGGAGTTCAACGAGGCATTTTCCAAACACTGGAAGGCCGAAACCGGCGAGACGGTCAACGTCCAGCAATCGCATGGAGGCTCCGGCAAGCAGGCCCGCTCGGTCATCGACGGCATCGATGCCGATGTGGTCACGCTGGCGCTCGAAAGCGACATCAACGCCATCGTCGAGGCCACGCAGAAGATCAAGCCCGACTGGCGCAAGCATTTCGAGAACAATTCCGCCCCTTACACCTCCACGATCGTGCTGCTGGTGCGCAAGGGCAACCCCAAGGGCATCAAGGACTGGGGCGATCTCGTCAAGGGCGACGTGCAAATCATCACGCCGAACCCGAAAACCTCCGGCGGCGCGCGCTGGAACTATCTCGCTGCCTGGGGCTGGGCGCATCACGAATTCGGCGGCGACGAGGCGAAGATCAAGGAATACATCGCGGAACTGTTCCGCCGCGTGCCGATCCTCGACACCGGCGCCCGCGGTTCGCTTCTCACCTTCACCGAGCGCAAGATCGGCGACGTCTTCCTGTCATGGGAAAACGAGGCGTTCCTGGCCAAGAAGGAATATGGCGAGGATGCTTTCGAGACGATCATTCCCTCGCAGTCCATCCTTGCCGAACCGCCCGTCGCCATCGTCGACGCCAATGTGGATGCCAAGGGCACCCGCAAGACGGCCGAGGCCTATCTGCAGTACCTCTACTCGGAAGAAGGCCAGCGCATCGCGGCCAAAAACTACTACAGACCGTCGAAACCGGACCTCGTTCCCGAGGAAGAGAGAAAAATTTTCCCGGAAGTCAAACTTGTTGGAATTGATGACCCCATTTTCGGCGGTTGGGAGAAAGCACAACCTTACCATTTCGCCGATGGCGGGATATTCGACCAGATCTACAAGCCGGCCCAGTAG